The window CGGGCGACACGCTGGCGCGTCTCCAGAAGGCGCGGTCACGCCTCGAGCTGAAGCTCGGCCGGGCGGCCACGCTCGCCGAGCTGTCGGCCGAGGTCGAGATGCCCGAGGACAAGGTCACCGAGGCGCTCCGGTTCGCAGCCGAACCGTTGTCGCTGTCGGAGCCATTGCGCGAAGACGGCGACGCCGAGCTCGGTGACATCGTCGAGGACCGCTCGGCCGAATCGCCCTTCGAGGTCGCGGCCACCGCGTTGCTGCCCGACGAGATCGAGAAGCTGCTCGCGCCGCTCGACGAGCGTGAGCGTCAGATCCTGGCGCTGCGCTTCGGGCTCGACCGTGGCGAACCGCGCACGCTCGAAGAGGTGGGGGAGCACTTCAACCTCACGCGCGAGCGCATCCGCCAGATCGAGGCCCGCGCCATGAGCAAGCTGCGGCACCCCTCCGCCGACACCGGCGCCCGCGACCTCCTGGCTGTTTGACACCCCGCTCGTTCGAAGCGAGCGCGAGTGACGATGTGACGCCTTGACCCGTGGCGGCTGCGAGCGCGACCAGAAATTTCGCGGAACTTGTAGGGCGCCTTTCGAACCCACCTTCAGGTCTGACCGCGGTTCTCGTGTACGACCGGTGAAGGTTTCCTTCGTCAGCTCGTGCGCGTCAGGCAGAACTCGTTGGCTGGAACCAAGTAGCGGGACGAAGGTCCGGAGGTTGATAGCCCGTGCATAGCGCCGGGCCTCGGCTCAAGCGCCGGTCCGCGACGATCTGATAAGTATTGACGACATGCTCACTTCCGGTCAGGCCTGGGACGTTCTACGTTCGCACGCGCCTCGCGATCAGTGGCTCACGCTCCAGGACGTCTATGCG is drawn from Acidimicrobiia bacterium and contains these coding sequences:
- a CDS encoding sigma-70 family RNA polymerase sigma factor; this encodes MPRVAKERVERDEEDLVRLYLTDIGQYPLLTKDDEVRLAQQIEQGNSAREELVGGGKELTPTKKRELRRTARQGDDAQRTFVQSNLRLVVSIAKKYQASGLPLLDLIQEGNLGLMHAVEKFDWRKGFKFSTYATWWIRQAITRGIANTGRTIRLPVHAGDTLARLQKARSRLELKLGRAATLAELSAEVEMPEDKVTEALRFAAEPLSLSEPLREDGDAELGDIVEDRSAESPFEVAATALLPDEIEKLLAPLDERERQILALRFGLDRGEPRTLEEVGEHFNLTRERIRQIEARAMSKLRHPSADTGARDLLAV